The proteins below come from a single Pelagibaculum spongiae genomic window:
- a CDS encoding fumarate reductase iron-sulfur subunit — protein MAKGRIVTFKIFRFDPQVDDKPRMVSYQLEEAPGMTVFIALNKIRAEQDPSLQFDFVCRAGICGSCAMVINGLPTLACRTLTSKFENPELTLMPLPGFELIGDLSVNTGKFMRELAERLALYLHPKNEDDNIHAVEQRIEPEEAEKVYELDRCVECGCCVSACATKQMRETFVGAVGMMKLSRFALDSRDARDDDDFYHVLGNQDGVFGCMSLLGCQDTCPKDLPHMEQIAYMRRKVAGIPIFNK, from the coding sequence ATGGCGAAAGGTCGTATTGTCACCTTCAAAATATTCCGCTTCGACCCGCAGGTTGATGACAAACCAAGAATGGTTTCTTATCAGCTGGAAGAAGCACCGGGCATGACGGTTTTTATCGCATTAAATAAAATCCGTGCCGAGCAAGACCCATCATTACAATTTGATTTTGTTTGTCGCGCTGGCATTTGTGGCAGCTGTGCCATGGTAATTAATGGCTTACCGACTTTAGCCTGCAGAACTTTAACCAGTAAATTTGAAAACCCGGAACTGACATTAATGCCATTGCCCGGTTTTGAATTAATTGGCGATTTATCGGTAAACACCGGTAAGTTTATGCGTGAGCTAGCCGAGCGATTGGCATTGTATCTTCACCCTAAAAATGAAGACGACAATATTCACGCAGTGGAACAACGCATAGAACCGGAAGAAGCAGAAAAGGTTTATGAACTGGACCGCTGCGTAGAATGCGGCTGCTGTGTATCGGCCTGTGCCACCAAACAAATGCGTGAAACCTTTGTCGGTGCGGTCGGTATGATGAAACTGTCTCGCTTCGCTTTAGATAGCCGCGATGCCCGTGACGATGATGATTTTTACCATGTGTTGGGTAATCAAGACGGTGTGTTTGGCTGCATGAGCTTGCTCGGTTGCCAAGACACTTGCCCGAAAGATTTGCCGCATATGGAACAAATTGCTTATATGCGAAGGAAAGTGGCGGGGATACCTATTTTTAATAAATAA